The genomic stretch TTCTGATTAATAGCAATtaccatgtatatatatatttgatagactATTGTAGATGTATGGTATGTTCGCCTTATGTAATATTATaatgtatgtatattatatatgaaCTGTATGTTTATGTTGATTGCTTGTCAACAGAAGACATGATGGTTTAATGCTCTTTTGATCGTAACCTTGTTACAATGACATGTTATTAGCTCACCCGAgagcactgaaatgaaggcatggatttgtcggcaagacacaactacatcccgctgcattccacgatttctaaaaagtttttactgtaaaaagacaattaccaaaaacattcaattttactcaccttgctcgttatttttgtaaacatcctgcgcaatgcctgcgccgtcggaggcgcgatgccttcatttcagtgcggcacattttgtgccgcaggcaaagTTTCATACCCGTGTTTAACAAAGATGCGAGTTTGACATATTCAGTTCCATCTCTAGTTATTTTTTGTTAGACTGTTGCCTGCACGTGTGCCGCTACATCGTCATGATGCACACGTGTCATTTCTGGAATAGTGGGAGCACGTGCAACTAGAAACTGAAAATAGGGAGATACTACGTCATCCTGATTGCCTAAACGTTTTAATCATTGCTTGAAGGTTTGGTTGGACTTGCTTGCTTCAGGTCCGGCGGAAGTTTCTTGTTCATCTACATTAAATACAGACTCGCTACATGTACGTCTATAAGTCGATATAGAAATAGTATTTGGACTTGGCATTTTCAATTGCATCGTCACCACACCCATCAGGCAAAATAACCGCTGACCCAATATTATCTTCACAATTTATATCGGAACCTGCCTGTGCCTGTCTTGCTGAGCCTAGTGTTTTTCTCATCGTTGCTCCGGCGTTGAAGACTGGCTTTCTCATCGTTGTTCCGGCGTCGAAGACTGGCTTTCTCATTGTTGTTCCGGCGTTGAAGACTGGCTTTCTCATTGTTGTTCCGGCGTTGAAGACTGGCTTTCTCATCGTTGTTCCGGCGTTGAAGACTGGCTTTCTCATTGTTGCTCCGGCGTCGAAGACTGGCTTTCTCATTGTTGTTCCGGCGTTGAAGACTGGCTTTCTCATTGTTGTTCCGGCGTTGAAGACTGGCTTTCTCATTGTTGCTCCGGCGTTGAAGACTGGCTTTCTCATCGTTGTTCCGGCGTTGAAGACTGGCTTTCTCATTGTTGCTCCGGCGTCGAAGACTGGCTTTCTCATTGTTGCTCCGGCGTTGAAGACTGGCTTTCTCATTGTTGTTCCGGCGTCGAAGACTGGCTTTCTCATTGTTGTTCCGGCGTCGGCGTCGAAGACTGGCTTTCTCATCGTTGCTCCGGCGTTGAAGACTGGCTTTCTCATCGTTGTTCCGGCGTTGAAGACTGGCTTTCTCATTGTTGTTCCGGCGTCGAAGACTGGCTTTCTCATTGTTGTTCCGGCGTCGAAGACTGGCTTTCTCATTGTTGCTCCGGCGTCGAAGACTGGCTTTCTCATTGTTGTTCCGGCGTCGAAGACTGGCTTTCTCATCGTTGTTCCGGCGTCGAAGACTGGCTTTCTCATCGTTGTTCCGGCGTTGAAGACTGGCTTTCTCATTGTTGTTCCGGCGTTGAAGACTGGCTTTCTCATCGTTGTTCCGGCGTTGAAGACTGGCTTTCTCATCGTTGTTCCGGCGTTGAAGACTGGCTTTCTCATCGTTGTTCCGGCGTTGAAGACTGGCTTTCTCATTGTTGTTCCGGCGTCGAAGACTGTCTAATTTCTCATCGTTGCTCCGACCCTGAGCACTGGGCTTTCTCTCTACCAGGCATTGCAGTTTATAGACAGTCAGATGTACGTCTATATAACCTACGTAAATTTAAGCCTTGCGAATGAAGTTTTACACCCCTTAAAGACCGAATATCTGCGGTGATGGCTATTTAACGAACTTGCGCGAATGCGCCCGAATGAACGCACCACGGGATCGTGCCACCCGGCGACCGTTTTGTTTTGAAGATAATATGTATTAATTTCCTCTTTATAGCTGTCATCTTTTAAAATGTCTATAGTATTAAAATGAGTGTTTAAGTTTTATACCTTTTTTTCAAATGACTGCGTACaacagattttaaaacattttaaaacacttcaaatttgttttattatttaaaaacacagTAGCTTTTTCTGTTAGAACTGCACACGCTTATGAATATAACAATGGTAAAAATGTACTAAATATCAGACATTTGCAAATATATTGCAGTAAATagcaaaataagaattaaaaaaattattggcTCCCATCTCGTTTATATATACCCTGAATATGTTGTAGGAAAGTGGTATGGTTGCGGCACTCTATCTCTAGACGGGGCTGGATTTTGTCTACAGTATCACAGGTCTGGTTCCGGTGTAATGAaatatttcgacccccatagaataacgaccccccggtcattattctatagaaaatgtgactcctttcctgtaaaatattgactccccttataaaaaactgaccccctttgaaaactctatagaataacgaccccccggtcattattctgtagaaaaactgacccctccaagtaaaatactgactccctaaagatgactcccttcgaatctcataaaATAACGACCctggttattattctatagaaaaaatgactccttccatgtaaaatactcactgccgaaattactacattcggactctcatacaatatcgattcccggacattattctatttaaaaaaattactctttccgtgtaaaacaccggctcctaaaaagactttcgacgataatatctattaaaaaatgattcccaccaaacctaacgaacaattttactagatctacaactctaataccctccattgccaatagttaacattttgattgcactgctactactggtgccgctacttctattgctattactacatgtacttcttcgtcttctactactactactactactactacttctactactactactacaactgctactactgatactactatacctgcttccactaatacgtcttgtacatctacctcttcttctcctgctgctgttgttgctgtcattTATTCctctgttgctgctgctgctgctgctactgctgctg from Mercenaria mercenaria strain notata chromosome 16, MADL_Memer_1, whole genome shotgun sequence encodes the following:
- the LOC123540076 gene encoding GATA zinc finger domain-containing protein 14-like, which produces MQTRNQVEKNYMMLSYIDVHLTVYKLQCLVERKPSAQGRSNDEKLDSLRRRNNNEKASLQRRNNDEKASLQRRNNDEKASLQRRNNDEKASLQRRNNNEKASLQRRNNDEKASLRRRNNDEKASLRRRNNNEKASLRRRSNNEKASLRRRNNNEKASLRRRNNNEKASLQRRNNDEKASLQRRSNDEKASLRRRRRNNNEKASLRRRNNNEKASLQRRSNNEKASLRRRSNNEKASLQRRNNDEKASLQRRSNNEKASLQRRNNNEKASLQRRNNNEKASLRRRSNNEKASLQRRNNDEKASLQRRNNNEKASLQRRNNNEKASLRRRNNDEKASLQRRSNDEKNTRLSKTGTGRFRYKL